In one window of Prevotella sp. E13-17 DNA:
- a CDS encoding helix-turn-helix domain-containing protein yields MRTLFVLLILMLASGAKAQQQTAASISCTVKKVQVERLPDLNIPRSGGSTLVINGIPYVMGGHTSGFVPTPTAEYFENGEWHVLPMVYTHDHGLCQPLPSGKVLLAAGHEKALGIGQTFTMELFDPETRTFEGYGCMEKKRFFPSSALLADGRVLISGNSYEEDCMEVFDGSRQSKFVKAVSVFRASPFIFPIASDDALVIGCMDGHMALNSDTVVVDRLKGDAPQMPLFNEWYPISMLLPKPAEDSRISQDSSQYTYLLLVLNKKSQEAAIAKLEGTDLQLLPTDCSIPMSVEAGGRLEWFTSVIVDRTIHRGYVVGRDERFHLYVLAVEYDKQPARLTLYETELQDSLPFSTPVLLPDGDLLMTGGITDNNFTPFATAYRFHLGTTDDVEAEAGNGWFWLSLLFIAVLTGGAAALWLLRRKRKPQSVAVPDDSTLPDNLLLARICDLMENEKPYLNSELKVADMAELVGTSSRNVSDCIKAARGCSFSQFVNAYRIDYVKQLLVSQPDIKVAAVALQSGFANEMSFFRTFKAITSMTPKEWKDSQAS; encoded by the coding sequence GTGCGTACCTTATTTGTTTTATTAATCCTGATGCTCGCCTCGGGTGCTAAGGCACAGCAACAGACTGCTGCCTCCATATCCTGTACCGTGAAGAAGGTGCAGGTGGAGCGGCTGCCCGACCTTAACATCCCACGTAGTGGAGGAAGCACGCTGGTCATTAATGGCATCCCATACGTCATGGGAGGTCATACTTCGGGTTTCGTACCCACGCCCACCGCCGAGTATTTCGAGAACGGTGAGTGGCATGTATTGCCTATGGTCTATACCCACGACCACGGCTTGTGCCAGCCACTTCCATCGGGCAAAGTGCTACTGGCTGCTGGTCATGAGAAAGCCTTAGGCATAGGACAGACTTTTACCATGGAACTTTTTGATCCTGAGACACGCACTTTTGAGGGCTATGGCTGCATGGAGAAGAAACGCTTCTTCCCTTCATCGGCCCTGCTGGCAGACGGACGTGTGCTCATCAGTGGCAACTCTTACGAGGAAGACTGCATGGAGGTGTTCGATGGTTCGCGACAGAGCAAGTTCGTCAAGGCGGTGTCGGTCTTCCGGGCTTCTCCTTTCATCTTCCCGATAGCTTCAGACGATGCCCTCGTCATAGGATGCATGGACGGACACATGGCTCTCAACTCCGATACAGTAGTTGTGGATCGCTTGAAAGGCGATGCTCCGCAGATGCCGTTGTTCAACGAGTGGTATCCCATATCCATGCTGCTTCCTAAACCAGCCGAAGATAGTCGTATCAGTCAGGATTCGAGCCAATACACCTATCTGCTCTTGGTGCTTAACAAAAAGAGCCAAGAGGCGGCTATTGCCAAACTGGAGGGCACCGACCTTCAATTGCTGCCTACCGATTGCAGCATCCCCATGAGCGTTGAGGCAGGAGGACGCTTGGAGTGGTTCACGTCTGTCATAGTCGATCGCACTATCCACCGAGGCTATGTCGTGGGGCGTGACGAGAGATTCCATCTGTATGTCCTCGCTGTGGAGTACGACAAGCAGCCCGCTCGCCTTACTCTCTATGAGACGGAACTACAGGATTCCCTGCCTTTCTCTACTCCTGTGCTTCTGCCCGATGGCGATCTGCTGATGACAGGTGGCATTACTGACAATAATTTCACTCCTTTTGCCACCGCGTATCGATTCCACCTTGGCACCACCGATGACGTTGAAGCAGAGGCAGGTAACGGCTGGTTCTGGCTGTCGCTACTCTTCATTGCCGTATTGACGGGCGGTGCCGCCGCTTTATGGCTCCTCAGAAGAAAACGGAAACCACAGTCTGTTGCTGTGCCTGACGACTCTACTCTGCCCGACAATCTGTTGTTGGCGCGTATCTGCGACCTGATGGAGAATGAGAAACCCTATCTGAACAGTGAGTTGAAGGTGGCCGATATGGCTGAGCTGGTAGGTACCAGCAGTCGTAATGTGTCCGACTGCATCAAGGCTGCTCGTGGCTGTTCCTTCTCGCAGTTTGTCAACGCCTACCGTATTGACTATGTCAAGCAGTTGCTTGTCAGTCAGCCTGACATCAAGGTGGCAGCCGTTGCGCTGCAATCGGGCTTCGCCAACGAAATGTCGTTTTTCCGCACCTTCAAGGCCATTACCAGTATGACACCTAAGGAGTGGAAGGATAGCCAAGCTTCCTAA
- a CDS encoding leucine-rich repeat protein, protein MKRLLFSFLFVLTAIAGWAQEQEPTMFTVGNFKYTVTDEANHKVSIAKADEATLTGALEIPSSVTHEAVTYAVTSVGAGGFYETGITSVTIPASVTSVGDAAFQACGSITSITIEDSEAPLSLAGTYGERPFWNNASIIYLGRNLTLTGDYVDFPLLYEATSVELGPKVTTINPYLFSENSKLENLTIGSGVTTIGEYAFNRCGTYWDDETHQGVENLVVTMGSNVTTIGAYAFEECSKLKSVTLPSTLTTIGNEAFYLTGLTSISIPASVTSIGDLAFQSCDNMTSITIEDSETPLSLAGTYSERPLWNPATTIYIGRNLTLTGDDVNYPLLSEATSVELGPKVTTINPYLFSENSKLENLTIGSGVTTIGEYAFYGCGTYWDDETHQGVENLVVTMGSNVTSIGANAFKNCGKLKSVTLPSTLTTIGSAAFHYTGLTSISIPASVTSIGDFAFQYCDNMTSITIEDSETPLSLAGTYSERPLWNPATTIYIGRNLTLTGEDVNYPLLENATSVEFGPQVTVIPNYLFSGVTLSSVKVPWLTPVTLNATTFSEYTYTNATLWVPGGTKEAYEAATNWKEFANMDFSSFVVRITGSDHGTLAVADISSTNGEEETTLIDRGEDAVFTVTLATGYEASTFTVNGEAAALTDNSYTVEDLSADQTVVAGFTAINYTIGYDLAGGSVASANPATYTIESTAITLNNPTREGYTFTGWTGTGLDAATTTVTIAAGSTGNRSYTATWTPITYNIVYTMDGGTATPDNPTTYTIETETFTLNNPTKTGYDFAGWKLNGVGEAMMTVTIAQGSTGHLAYTATWTPIVYEIAYTLDGGTATNPATYTIETETFTLNNPTKAGYDFAGWKLNGVGEAMMTVTITQGSTGHLAYTATWTPTVYNIVYMMDGGTATPANPTTYTIETETFTLNNPTKTGYTFKGWKQNGEGGAMMTVTISQGSTGHLAYTATWQVNQYTITFDSNGGSAVDVITQDYGSTVIPPAEPTKTGYDFAGWTPALPATMPAENITVTANWTVKTYTVSITGTGVSADNMNPKYGDDVVITIAADEDRTLNTLTVNNVDVTAQVVNNQYTIQNVTGNVVVVATFNATKEFITLAQGVGTFSCAQDLNFTGSGLKAYIAAGYSYNKEESQVLLVRVYDIPAGTGLYLKGEAGVTYKIPYSTSQAYYVNMLKANLTASSIAKTSGDMSNFLLNKVDGEYKFCAPSATATLGAQKAYLQVPTSFMSGLEEARAISIAFEDDGTTNISDFELFTNSNEHLYNLKGQRVEKAGRGLYIKNGKKVVIK, encoded by the coding sequence ATGAAAAGACTACTATTTTCATTCCTGTTCGTTCTCACGGCAATAGCCGGATGGGCACAAGAACAAGAACCAACTATGTTCACCGTAGGTAACTTTAAATATACGGTGACAGACGAAGCTAACCATAAGGTTTCTATAGCAAAAGCCGATGAGGCTACCCTCACTGGCGCACTGGAAATCCCGTCGAGCGTGACCCACGAGGCTGTGACCTACGCGGTGACTTCAGTTGGAGCCGGCGGTTTCTATGAAACAGGAATCACTAGCGTCACCATTCCTGCCTCAGTGACGAGCGTCGGTGACGCTGCTTTCCAAGCCTGCGGCAGCATAACCAGTATCACCATTGAGGATAGCGAGGCTCCTTTGTCTTTGGCAGGAACTTACGGTGAGCGTCCTTTCTGGAATAATGCCAGTATAATCTACCTTGGTCGCAACCTGACTCTGACAGGAGATTATGTAGATTTTCCACTTCTTTATGAAGCTACCAGTGTGGAGCTTGGCCCAAAAGTGACGACCATTAATCCTTATTTATTCTCTGAGAATTCCAAACTTGAAAACCTCACCATCGGCAGTGGTGTGACAACCATCGGTGAGTATGCTTTTAATCGTTGTGGAACCTATTGGGATGACGAAACCCATCAGGGCGTAGAGAATTTGGTGGTGACAATGGGCAGCAATGTTACAACCATCGGTGCATATGCTTTCGAGGAATGTAGTAAACTAAAATCCGTCACTCTGCCTTCAACACTGACAACCATTGGCAACGAGGCATTTTATCTCACAGGTTTAACCAGCATCAGTATTCCTGCCTCAGTGACGAGCATCGGAGATCTTGCATTTCAAAGCTGCGACAACATGACCAGCATCACCATTGAGGATAGCGAGACTCCTTTGTCTTTGGCAGGAACTTACAGTGAGCGTCCTTTATGGAACCCAGCCACCACCATCTACATTGGGCGTAACCTGACTCTGACAGGAGATGATGTGAATTATCCACTTCTTTCTGAAGCTACCAGTGTGGAGCTTGGCCCAAAAGTGACGACCATTAATCCTTATTTATTCTCTGAGAATTCCAAACTTGAAAACCTCACCATCGGCAGTGGTGTGACAACCATCGGTGAGTATGCTTTCTATGGTTGTGGAACCTATTGGGATGACGAAACCCATCAGGGCGTAGAGAATTTGGTGGTGACAATGGGCAGCAACGTCACAAGTATCGGCGCAAATGCTTTCAAGAATTGTGGTAAACTGAAATCCGTCACTCTGCCTTCAACACTGACAACCATTGGCTCAGCAGCGTTTCATTATACTGGTTTAACCAGCATCAGTATTCCTGCCTCAGTGACGAGCATCGGAGATTTTGCATTTCAATACTGCGACAACATGACCAGCATCACCATTGAGGATAGCGAGACTCCTTTGTCCTTGGCAGGAACTTACAGTGAGCGTCCTTTATGGAACCCAGCCACCACCATCTACATTGGGCGTAACCTGACTCTGACAGGAGAAGATGTGAATTATCCACTTCTTGAAAATGCTACCAGTGTGGAGTTCGGTCCGCAGGTGACTGTCATTCCCAACTATTTGTTCTCCGGAGTGACGTTGTCCAGTGTGAAGGTTCCTTGGCTGACACCTGTAACCCTGAACGCTACGACCTTCTCTGAATACACATATACCAACGCCACGCTGTGGGTTCCTGGCGGTACGAAGGAAGCCTACGAGGCAGCCACTAATTGGAAGGAGTTCGCTAACATGGACTTCTCCAGCTTCGTAGTTAGAATCACAGGTTCGGATCATGGTACACTGGCAGTCGCTGATATCAGTTCCACCAACGGTGAGGAGGAGACAACTCTCATCGACCGTGGTGAAGATGCCGTGTTCACAGTGACACTTGCTACTGGTTATGAAGCATCGACCTTTACTGTAAATGGTGAGGCTGCCGCATTAACGGACAATAGCTATACCGTAGAAGATTTGTCAGCTGACCAGACGGTAGTGGCAGGCTTTACAGCTATCAACTACACCATCGGCTATGACTTGGCAGGCGGTTCTGTGGCTAGCGCCAACCCCGCTACGTATACCATTGAGAGCACTGCTATTACCCTTAATAACCCCACTCGTGAAGGATATACTTTTACAGGATGGACGGGTACAGGGTTGGATGCTGCCACAACAACAGTAACCATTGCTGCAGGTTCAACAGGAAACCGCAGCTATACCGCCACATGGACACCTATTACATATAATATTGTGTACACGATGGATGGCGGTACGGCTACTCCTGATAACCCCACGACTTACACCATCGAGACCGAGACCTTCACGCTGAACAACCCAACGAAGACTGGCTACGATTTTGCAGGCTGGAAGCTCAATGGCGTAGGCGAGGCTATGATGACTGTCACTATCGCTCAGGGCAGCACAGGCCACTTGGCATACACAGCCACATGGACGCCGATTGTATATGAAATCGCCTACACCCTCGACGGTGGCACGGCCACTAACCCCGCCACCTACACCATCGAGACCGAGACCTTCACGCTGAACAACCCGACGAAGGCTGGTTACGACTTCGCAGGCTGGAAGCTGAATGGTGTGGGCGAGGCTATGATGACTGTCACCATCACTCAGGGCAGCACAGGCCACTTGGCATATACCGCCACATGGACACCTACTGTATATAATATTGTGTACATGATGGATGGCGGTACGGCTACTCCTGCTAATCCCACGACTTACACCATCGAGACCGAGACCTTCACGCTGAACAACCCCACCAAGACGGGTTACACCTTTAAGGGTTGGAAACAGAATGGCGAGGGCGGTGCAATGATGACTGTCACCATTTCTCAGGGCAGCACAGGTCACCTGGCCTACACCGCTACATGGCAGGTGAATCAGTACACCATTACCTTCGACAGCAATGGCGGTTCGGCGGTAGATGTTATCACTCAGGACTACGGTAGCACCGTGATACCTCCTGCCGAACCTACAAAGACTGGTTACGACTTCGCTGGATGGACTCCCGCATTGCCCGCAACGATGCCTGCTGAGAACATCACCGTGACAGCCAACTGGACGGTGAAGACTTATACCGTGAGCATCACGGGTACTGGCGTTAGTGCCGACAATATGAATCCTAAGTATGGTGACGATGTGGTGATTACCATTGCCGCTGACGAAGATCGTACGCTGAACACACTGACTGTTAACAATGTCGATGTGACGGCACAGGTAGTCAACAACCAGTACACTATCCAGAATGTTACTGGCAACGTGGTTGTTGTAGCTACCTTCAACGCTACGAAGGAGTTCATTACTCTGGCTCAGGGCGTGGGAACCTTCAGCTGCGCTCAAGACCTGAACTTCACCGGCAGTGGACTGAAGGCTTACATCGCCGCTGGTTATAGCTATAACAAGGAAGAATCTCAGGTACTTCTGGTACGTGTCTATGACATTCCTGCTGGCACGGGTCTCTATCTGAAGGGTGAGGCTGGTGTCACCTATAAGATTCCATATAGCACTTCGCAGGCCTACTATGTGAATATGCTCAAAGCAAACCTCACTGCAAGCTCGATTGCCAAGACTTCTGGCGACATGAGCAACTTCCTGCTCAACAAGGTGGACGGCGAATATAAATTCTGCGCTCCCTCGGCGACGGCAACGCTTGGAGCCCAAAAGGCTTACCTGCAGGTGCCTACCTCGTTTATGTCAGGTTTAGAGGAAGCTCGTGCTATCAGCATTGCTTTCGAGGATGATGGAACCACTAATATCAGCGATTTCGAACTGTTCACCAACAGCAATGAGCATCTCTATAACCTGAAGGGACAACGCGTAGAGAAGGCTGGACGTGGCCTCTATATTAAGAATGGTAAGAAGGTCGTGATAAAATAA
- the rpsJ gene encoding 30S ribosomal protein S10: MSQKIRIKLKSYDHKLVDKSAEKIVKAVKATGAIISGPIPLPTHKRIFTVNRSTFVNKKSREQFQLSDYKRLIDIYSSTAKTVDALMKLELPSGVEVEIKV; encoded by the coding sequence ATGAGTCAAAAAATTCGTATCAAGCTGAAGAGCTACGACCACAAACTCGTAGATAAGTCAGCAGAAAAGATTGTGAAGGCTGTAAAGGCTACTGGTGCAATCATTAGTGGTCCAATTCCCCTTCCCACACACAAGCGTATCTTCACCGTTAACCGCTCTACCTTCGTTAACAAGAAGTCTCGTGAGCAGTTCCAGTTGTCAGACTACAAGCGTCTGATTGACATCTATAGCTCTACAGCCAAGACTGTTGATGCTCTGATGAAGCTTGAGCTTCCCAGCGGTGTTGAAGTTGAGATCAAGGTGTAG